The stretch of DNA CCAAGGGCATGATTTGATTCTTCTGATTAGTGGCAATTGTCACAGGGTGATTTGGTAATTTAGCTTTGGGACGACTTTTGGTTTAGAGATCTTTCCCGGGATCAAAAGGTAGTGTAGAGAGGAGAGACGAAAGCTGAAACAGAAGTGAGAAAGCTCTTGCTCAAAGTGAGAATACCTCGTACCTCACCGAGGTACTGAGGTCTGAGCAGGGTTTAatttaccgaccggtccggccaaaccggtggggtccggtaccggtataccagaCCGGTTTGGTCGGAAACCGGTCCAAACTAgtcgaagtcaaatttgaatttaaaatccTCTGTGCAAACAATTCGTACCGGTATATCGGTCGGTTTGATTGGTAACCGATAGGTTTGACTGGTAATCggctaaattcaaatttttttttttgatttaaattcaaatgcccgtaaaatatactaaatgaatgtttgtataacatgttttagcctaaatgaaccctccaaccttcttttatactacttttacattgtatttgtatatttttgtatgcacattttttttgtttaacttcaaatccccgcaaaatatactaaatgaacgaatttttgagaaaatttgacaccattagattcgtcgcaccttgaagtatttttaggaatttttcgagaatttttcattttttttgaatttaaatttgaattttaaatttgggccggtttggtaccggtctAAACCGAaatcgggccggaccggtttgatcggttaccgatcaaaccggaccggtttccaccggtttggtgaaccctgggtCTGAGGTGAAAGTGAACAGCGAGAAGTCAAGGAGTGCGGAGTCATTTTTTTGTGTGAATACGTTCTGTACCAGCTATCTGTCTGTCTGTCCTCAATCCTTTTCTGTTTAATAGCCTGTCACTACATCAGTGACAATAGTTAACCAGATCATTTCACTTTCACATGACCTCTCTTGTGTCTCTCTCGCTGTGGAGTCATGTTGGTTGAGCAAGCTCATTAGCATGCTCTTTTCAGATGCTGAACCAAACGCTACTGTTCCATTCCACCTGTGATTGATGACGAAGTCCCCACACGTTGATGTGCGTGCAGGATGCCGTGCACAGCAGGCAGCTAGGAGTAGTTTAATGTTATCGCGCGGATCGTGAAAGAGAGGGACGCTCGGCCGCTGCCCGCCTTTCTGGCGACGTTGCCTTTTGTGCCGTGTCATCAAATCGCCTGCCTCTGCttgctttgcctttgcttgctgCTCGCGGCCATGGCCGATGGCCCCCCGTCCGGCTGTTGTCGGAGATGGCTGCGGAGCTGTGGCCGGCACTGTTCGTCTCCATCTTTTTCGTTTCGTGCACCCGCACACGCTGTGCTCCGGGTGTTTGTTTTCTACGGACTATAATTTAGTCCAAATCATATTGGATATTTGGACACTAAAAGTATTAAATCTTTTTGTGAAGTTAAAAAAGTATTAAATCTTACTATTGCTAATTTGGACCACTGCTAGTCcgctattataaaaaaaatctaaattaacCTCATAATCTTTTTGTAAATTATccatgtcattataaaaataatgcaaataactcCATCAATTTGCACATAAATTATCCAATCATATGTAACCActaaatctgaatctgaattatataattataataaaataataaagtgcactaatataaaattctaaagtaCTATTTcgatcattattaatatattatttatattattgtttacataaacatactacCCACAATATGTGTTAACATATATTCGtctatgatggaagagataataataccaattcacaaataaatggttgaactaaatatatatcaaacacacatggaggcgtgatgcaaaatgaaatcgaTTGCAACTAGatagtaataaatatatattttaaggATGTGTTAGAGTATCTCTTTGGCTGTGCAATCTTCTCTTGTGTTTGGAGCTGCTTCAAAGAGGCTTTGGGGTGGGATATGACACCTAATAATATGAACGATTTCCTACGGGGTTGGCTTCCTTTACGCCGTGTTGACTACGACTTAAAACTGTTCATGTTTGCCATTGTAACTTGTGCTATGTGGGTATGCAGAAATAAGATTGTCATAGAGAAAAAGTTTCCTTCTTCGGCTATTGACATTATGTACAAAACTGATCTGCTCCTGCGGGAGGGGGGCTCCGTGATCAAGATTGACGAAAGTTGGACGAAATAAGAGGACGTTTGGCGAGCTGGACGAAGATCTCTGAaggttttttatttatttatttttgctcAGTCTGAGTGTTTGGAGTGTTCCTCTGTGTTTCTTCTGTTGTGTTGTCGTGCTGGTAACCCCAGCACATACTTGTTCCGTTGTTCGGTTGTTCCAACGGAACGTTCTATtgctttctataaaagcaggACATggtccttttcaaaaaaaagatgtgttagaatatttagtaGATGAAAGAGAGCGTGtgatatataattataattattagctataaatcttattttatattaattctaattaatccGTGCAAGCACGGATTGATAGGCTAGTATAGgataattacaaaattaattgcGTAAATAGAGGTAATTTCACATATGAATccattaaatttaattagttcataattttaCCATATTGTGTTGCAGCAAACATATTGCCaataatagattaattagacttaataaattcatcttgtAAATTAGCCCTagcttatgcaattagttttatagttAGCTCATGTTTAATTCTTCTAATTGGTATCAAAACATCCGATATAACCTGGACCAAAAATTAGTCACTAGATCCAAACACTCTAACTCACCGCGTCGCGTGGCAAATGGCTTGGACATGGATGCTGGCTGCAGCAGGGCAGACAAGATCAAGATCGAGAATGGCTTTTGGATAGATGGGCGATAAAAGAAATTAGTGGGACGTGTATTTACCTTATGGGtgcataaatttaaaacatgagatatatatatagatgGTGAAAAATTGATCTAAATtactgtttttttatttttcttatggGTGCAGGTGCCTTCGCTCGATGGCTATTGCAATCTCTGTGTTTCTTTAGGCCGCATGGCCCATGCGGTCAAAAGCGAGCGAGGGCCAGGCACGAGGTGAGAGGGACATGACCTGGTAAAAATTGGGTGTCCTGCGCGCCTGGcagccagtaaaaaaaaattagcgTTTGCTCAATTCAACCAAAATGGCAGGGCTGCTGGCTGGTACTGTTGGAATTTTATTCCCAGTGGTTACTTCCTTAAGCCAGGAACTCTTGTCTCGTAGGAGTAACATGCTCAGGCCAGTGCCTTGACTGGTCAAAAGCGGCTTGGCATCGATGAGAGTGGTGATGGGAGCGAGCTGCTTGGTGTCAATTTGTGATGTCATGATAAGCCTGGGATTCCGAAACTGACTGGCAGGCTGATGCATGCAGTGCCTGGTAGTAGTCTTTGGTGTATCTTCTGACGCTGGCATTTGGAACGAAACAGGCTTCTGGTcaaacttaaatgtgatactgTATTTTCTTCCTGATAGTACATGTCAAAAGCAGGATGCCTGCTAGATTTTATAGGAATATCAAGAAGCAAAAGATTTACAGGGCTCCTGTTTCTGCACGATCATGATCTGATCAGATCTTGgaagctgggggggggggggggtcatttTCTTGGCAAATCGGAAACATTAAAAACCCACCCATTTCTGGAACTTCTGACTGAAACATAAATTAGCAGGGGAAGCAAAATGGTAAACATTCTTGTCGGtcccccaggactggggtacccctcttgttgtgactaggcaagaagagctttgtagttatccttaactacgtccagcagccgaacccctgcggtccggaagccctgttcacccgacaacggtcccggacccgtcctctggatgggaaaggtccgggagctccacgtgttccggaagaagcaggcgctcagcccgagcagccggaggctccggacctcccgtggaggtccggatccccgcggaatcccggaccccctttggggtctcggacccccggtatagtaaccggacccctcgccaagggaaggaatcgacactccgcctcggggtggtctggagccaccacgtgtctgcaagcacagacacgtatataaagctgcttggtctccatattaaggTTCACCTACCGCTGTATTCATTGCGCTAGGAGGACGTCagcattgatgtagcagaagccgagacgattctttgaccagagggcactattgatcgcgtattaccaagatgcatAGTGGGGCTGCTggtgccgcccacgccgcgcctgtcagtctgccataacagatggatacgacggctcggcttcacccattatgacgcctacataatagcctcaacaggtcacgccgcaagctacgttcccccaacgggcaccttgctgacggaacaagagaagaccacacttcgtcagagggtcagcagggcatggaagcatatcggaggaaagattcgtaaccactgtagccatttaaatactctgcgcagtatgctgcacagtcacgttgggcccacttgtcgggccccaacgtcctatgtatccgcaccccttggtctataaaagggggcgcccgctagaaggaaaaCTCAGGCCGGGAAaaagccaaggcccggcagaggatagattcatacacagcCAAGATCAATacctctcccagtggatgtagggtattacgctccggcggcccgaaccactctagatcgtgtgttcttgtgtgcttttcTCAAAGCTAGATCaacccaatcgcctagtaccttcccgagtactccctctctgggaatagtcGGGTGCGCTCCGCGCACCCGGCAGTGGGTCCCCTAGAAACCCCACGACAATTCTAGTGAGCAATAGATTTGACATATACTGTTACAGTCTCCAACTTTCAAAGGAAAAAGCAccagggaaaaaaaaagagagaaatcaAAGAACAGCTACCAGAGTCCGAGGTATTTTCTAAGAATCAAGCCCACACAACCTCAGCTCATGCTCTAAGATTCACCTAAAGAGAAACATGATGGCAGAAAGATTTGTCTTGTACGTTAATGGCGATGCACAAAACTCCATTGCCATGATCAGACCAGTCCTGCCCAACTTCAGTTTCCGGCTCGAATTAGCTCTAAGTTTCCTATGACGAACCAACTGGGATCATCTTGACAATAGCAGCAATAGGCATGCCTATAAAACCGATGAAGATGCATGCGATCCACTGGTTCAATGTGAGAGGTGCGGTGTTTGCGAAATCGCCAAGGAACTGTATTATGATGAACTGGAAGATGACAGTGCTGCCAAGGACCGCGATGAACACGTTGTTGTTTAAAATGCCTTCAAATACGTTTATCTTCTCCATCTCTCTCGAGCTCACCTCATTGAATACCTGCACAGCAAAAATAAAAGTTTAGTTCACAAGTTAGTGCAAGTAATTCAAACAGAATATAAATGCAACCTAGCGAGTTCATCAGAACACTTAGCTTGGAAATTACCTGGCAGAATACAAAGCAATTGAAGATAAGTGTGTTCAAGACTAGATCGGAGTTATCACCCTTAATTCCAAACAGCCACTTCCCCTCTGTCTGCAGGTACCAAATCACAAGGAACTGGTAGAAGGCCTGTCCCAGAATGTTCCTCCACATAATGTTACTGATGAAGTTTCCTTTCCTTCCAACAGGTGTCCTCTTCATCAGATCATTGTTTGGGGGTTCGGTGGCCAATGCCAGTGCACCCAGTGTATCCATGATCATGTTGACCCAAAGCAATTGTACAGCAGTAAGAGGAGCACTCCCTGAGTCAGCGCATATACAAACAATGAGATGTataattttgaaagaaaaaaaagaacattCAGAATACACTTAAGTAGCGCAAGGATTTCCAAACAATGGACCAATACAGGGTTTCAGATTTACCTGTCAAGCAAGCTGAGGAGAAGTTTACAACGAGAGCAACGACATTTACTGTAAGCTGAAACTGCACGAACTTCTGAATGTTGATGTACACAGATCGTCCCCATTTCGCAACAGTGACAATAGTGGAGAAGTTGTCATCAAGAATAATGACATCAGCACTCTCTTTTGCCACCTTCAAGAAGATTTTAAGTTGAGTCAAGATGGGAGTAAATAGTGAATAAACTTGAGATATCATGTAATTAATGGTGCTGCTCATGAACAtcaagagctcatagatgtcgCAGCAGTATAGAAGAATGCAAGAACAAAAATGGCACTAAtataaatatagctaacaaTTACAGTCCTAGATATTTGATATCGGTGATAGTTAACTATAACATACCAGTAATAGCTTGGTTATTTAATGGGCATCGCTAgttatgccccccccccccccccccccccaaaaaaaaagaatgtaaGCTTGAAATTACCTCAGTTCCGGCGATGCCCATTGCAAGGCCAATATCAGCCTCATGTAGCGCAGGTGCATCGTTTGTCCCATCACCAGTCACCGCAACTACTTCATCCAAATTATTTCGAAGATGCTTGACAAGGTTGTGCTTATCCAGTGGCGAAGACCTTGCCATCACCTTGTGCATTGAAAGAAGATCATATATTGGTCAATGAACCACAAAAAAATATGCAAAGGCGTCCAAACTATACTAGAAGCCATAAAGTTACCTGAATCTTTGGTATCAATTGAGTCATCTCTTCTTCACTTTTGGTTCTGAAATCTGGGCCCTCTATGGCAATGCCACCTTCAGTTAAAATGCCGCATTCCCGGGCAATTGCCTTTGCCGTGTTGATGTTGTCACCAGTAACCATCCTAACAGTAATACCTGCCGACCTGCAGATGGCAACTGATTCCTTCACTCCGGGCCGGACAGGGTCTTTGATCCCCACAATGCCAATGCAGGTGTACCCATCTGCTGGAATCTGATCATTGGCTGAGAACCCATCCTGAACTTCCATGTAGGCGAGACACAGGGTGCGAAGTGCCTCGTTTGCGAAGCTATCAATCGTTGCATTCAAGTGATCAATGGTTGCTTTATCCAGGGGGACAACATTGCCTTCCTCATTGAGGTACTTGTTGCATGATGCCAGTATGATCTCTGAAGCTCCTTTGCAGTGTGCTCGAAGTGCACCCCCTGGGAGCTGGATGACCACACCCATTCTCTTCTTAGCAGAGTTGAACGGTTCCACCTTGACAAGGGTGCTCGCTTGCCGTACTGGAGAAAAGTCTCCACCAAGCGACAGGCCGAACTCTAGAATCGCTGTCTCAGTCGGTGTGCCCAGTATTTCACGTTTTCCATCCTGGTTGATGACAACATCACCGCCAGTGTTGTTGAATATGGACTGCGCGAGCATCATCATGACAGAGTCCGGCAGTTCGGAGAATAGGCTCTTGGTATCCGAGGCACCATCCACTTCCTTGATCTTGCCGCAGATGCAGGCCTTGACGACAGTCATGTGGTTTGTCGTGAGTGTGCCGGTCTTGTCGCTGCAGATGGAGGTTGCCGAGCCCATGGTCTCACAGGCTGCAAGGTGCCGGACGAGTGCCTTGtcattcatcatcttcttcattgcaaaTGCAAGGCTCAGTGTCACGGCAAGCGGCAACCCTTCAGGGACTGCCACGACCACAATTGTTACAGCAATGGCAAAGAACTCAAGCAGCTCCAATGCATCATCTCCAGTCCAGCTCAAGTATGTGCCATCGCTAATCTTGCGCCGGAACAGGCTTTCGGTGAGCACTGCGAACGTGATGACTGCAAAGATGAGACCTATCTTACCAATGATGGTGGCTACGCCATTCAGCTTGACCTGCAATGGTGTCTCGTCATCACCACCTTCGCTGAGAGTGGCCATCAGCTTCCCCCACTGAGTCCTCATGCCGACTGTCGTGACAAGCATTTTGCAAGAACCGTCCTGCACTTTGGTTCCAGACAGAAGGAACGGGTTCTCAGCATTAACAGCAACCGGCTCGCTCTCTCCAGTCAAGCTTGACTCGTTGATCAGAAGCGAGAAGCCTGACAGGAACAGACCGTCAGCCGGCACCTGATCACCAATGGAGAGGTGGACAATGTCGCCGGCCAGAAGATCATATATCGAGAGTTTTTGCCTGTACCCGCTCCGGGTGACCTGCACAgtgatcttcttcttctccttgtcgAGGTCCTTGAACTGCAGGGACTGGCGGTAGTCGCTTGAAGCTGTGACGAACACGACAAGCAGGATGCTGGCCACAATGCCGAGCCCATCGTGCGCGCCCTTGGGCCACCCCTCAGTGGCGATGCCAACGATGAGCGAGACGAACGCGCACGCTGCAAGGATCATGAGTGTCATGTCCTGGAGCGCCTCCCAGACGAAGACCCAGAAGCCACGAGACTCTGCCTCGGCGAACTTGTTGACGCCAAACAGTTGCTGCCGTGTCGCCAACTTGTCGGCCGACGTGGTGAGGCCATCCGACTCCGAGGTGGATAGCTTGGACGTGAGGCTCTCGACGCCACCGTGTGATTTCAGCTTCTTGAGGTCATGGCCCTCGACTATCGAGCTCAGCTCCTCGGCGCATATGCCGAAACCCGCCGCCTTGACATCGGCAGGGACCTTGTACTCACTCGATGGAGCAAGGCCTGCGGAATTGCTGTGGTGTTAAGGTTGATTCAAGAAAATAAGAGAATATTACCAAACTTGGATGCTCTAGTGGGGTGGAATCATACCGTGGATGAACTGAAGTGCAGCCTTTGAAACAAGCACGGCAACACGCAGCTTCTCCTGAAATAGGTAAAAAAACATGCAGTAAGTCTCAAGAAGCAATAATTTTGTTCTCAGTTAGCTTACTTATTTATATTTGGTAAATATAAATCTACAGTTGCAGCTCTGAAGATAGGATTCGAACATATATAAACTGTCTAAATGTCAGATTCATGGTGACTCATAGTCTTATTCCTAAA from Panicum virgatum strain AP13 chromosome 9K, P.virgatum_v5, whole genome shotgun sequence encodes:
- the LOC120646947 gene encoding calcium-transporting ATPase 10, plasma membrane-type-like — its product is MESYLKENFGGVQAKHSSEEALGRWRKVVGVVKNPKRRFRFTANLDKRSEVTAMKRKNHEKLRVAVLVSKAALQFIHGLAPSSEYKVPADVKAAGFGICAEELSSIVEGHDLKKLKSHGGVESLTSKLSTSESDGLTTSADKLATRQQLFGVNKFAEAESRGFWVFVWEALQDMTLMILAACAFVSLIVGIATEGWPKGAHDGLGIVASILLVVFVTASSDYRQSLQFKDLDKEKKKITVQVTRSGYRQKLSIYDLLAGDIVHLSIGDQVPADGLFLSGFSLLINESSLTGESEPVAVNAENPFLLSGTKVQDGSCKMLVTTVGMRTQWGKLMATLSEGGDDETPLQVKLNGVATIIGKIGLIFAVITFAVLTESLFRRKISDGTYLSWTGDDALELLEFFAIAVTIVVVAVPEGLPLAVTLSLAFAMKKMMNDKALVRHLAACETMGSATSICSDKTGTLTTNHMTVVKACICGKIKEVDGASDTKSLFSELPDSVMMMLAQSIFNNTGGDVVINQDGKREILGTPTETAILEFGLSLGGDFSPVRQASTLVKVEPFNSAKKRMGVVIQLPGGALRAHCKGASEIILASCNKYLNEEGNVVPLDKATIDHLNATIDSFANEALRTLCLAYMEVQDGFSANDQIPADGYTCIGIVGIKDPVRPGVKESVAICRSAGITVRMVTGDNINTAKAIARECGILTEGGIAIEGPDFRTKSEEEMTQLIPKIQVMARSSPLDKHNLVKHLRNNLDEVVAVTGDGTNDAPALHEADIGLAMGIAGTEVAKESADVIILDDNFSTIVTVAKWGRSVYINIQKFVQFQLTVNVVALVVNFSSACLTGSAPLTAVQLLWVNMIMDTLGALALATEPPNNDLMKRTPVGRKGNFISNIMWRNILGQAFYQFLVIWYLQTEGKWLFGIKGDNSDLVLNTLIFNCFVFCQVFNEVSSREMEKINVFEGILNNNVFIAVLGSTVIFQFIIIQFLGDFANTAPLTLNQWIACIFIGFIGMPIAAIVKMIPVGSS